A single region of the Solwaraspora sp. WMMD406 genome encodes:
- a CDS encoding alpha-galactosidase — protein sequence MIAYLRAAGTSLVLDARGPYPPVVLHWGADLGELAADELAAVADAATPAVPPSAVDQPLRLTLLPTPGQGWTGRPGIAGHWAAPAGHRAAPAGHQAGPAGPAGAARPTRPVDDVRLRAVRRTGDRGVWVESAMADGRLLVDTEIQLSPEGVLRVRHHVRNTAPDDDLHLASVDVLIPVPDRADELLDFTGLWAHERRPQRALLRHGVWSRETRHGRPGHDDPYLLVAGTPGFGFRTGEVWAAHLAWSGDKRLWAERQATGQSLLGAGELLAPGEIVLPSDATYTSPWTVAVWSDAGLDGLSARLHGWLRSRRPARRPRPVVLNTWEAVYFDHDLDRLTQLVDAAASVGVERFVLDDGWFTGRTDDRRALGDWYVDPRRWPDGLHPLIERVRAGGMDFGLWVEPEMISPDSDLARAHPDWLLGTVHTPTWRHQRVLDLARPAAYDHVLRRLNALLDTYPIAYLKWDHNRDLLAAGGAHRQTTALYRLLTELRGAFPAVEIESCASGGARIDLGIADLVDRFWTSDTNDPLDRQRIMRWTSVLMPLEYLGGHLGADTAHITGRATDLGFRLATALFGHAGIEWDLTAATGEQRGYVADWVAAYKRLRPLLHTGTLVRADSPDPGCQVYGVVDADRSTGLYALVALAAPDTAVPVPLRLVGLDPLRRYAVRPLLIGPQPRTMQVAPPAWLRGGGVTLSGGLLAEVGLPAPLLTPQQAALFTVDAVD from the coding sequence TTGATCGCATACCTGCGGGCCGCGGGCACCAGCCTCGTGCTGGACGCTCGCGGCCCGTACCCGCCGGTGGTCCTGCACTGGGGTGCCGACCTGGGCGAGTTGGCCGCCGACGAGCTGGCGGCCGTCGCCGACGCGGCGACACCGGCCGTACCGCCCAGCGCCGTCGACCAGCCGCTGCGGCTGACCTTGCTGCCCACCCCGGGGCAGGGTTGGACCGGCCGGCCCGGCATCGCCGGACACTGGGCGGCTCCGGCGGGACATCGGGCGGCTCCAGCAGGACACCAGGCGGGTCCGGCGGGACCCGCCGGCGCGGCGCGACCGACCCGGCCCGTGGACGACGTGCGGCTGCGGGCGGTACGCCGTACCGGTGACCGGGGCGTGTGGGTCGAGTCGGCGATGGCCGACGGCCGTCTGCTGGTGGACACCGAGATCCAGCTCAGCCCCGAAGGTGTGCTGCGGGTACGCCACCACGTCCGCAACACCGCGCCCGACGACGATCTGCACCTCGCGTCGGTCGACGTGCTGATTCCGGTGCCGGACCGCGCCGACGAACTGCTCGACTTCACCGGCCTGTGGGCGCACGAGCGGCGTCCGCAACGCGCCCTGCTGCGGCACGGTGTCTGGAGTCGCGAGACCCGGCACGGCCGGCCCGGCCACGACGACCCGTACCTGCTGGTCGCCGGCACCCCCGGGTTCGGCTTCCGGACGGGTGAGGTGTGGGCGGCGCACCTGGCGTGGAGCGGCGACAAGCGGCTGTGGGCCGAGCGGCAGGCCACCGGGCAGAGCCTGCTCGGCGCAGGCGAACTACTCGCCCCCGGCGAGATCGTCCTGCCGTCCGACGCCACATACACCTCGCCGTGGACGGTCGCCGTGTGGTCGGACGCCGGCCTCGACGGCCTCTCCGCCCGACTGCACGGGTGGCTACGGTCCCGCCGGCCGGCGCGTCGCCCCCGACCGGTGGTGCTCAACACCTGGGAGGCGGTCTACTTCGACCACGACCTCGACCGGCTGACCCAGCTGGTCGACGCCGCCGCCAGCGTCGGCGTCGAACGTTTCGTACTGGACGACGGCTGGTTCACCGGCCGGACCGACGACCGGCGAGCGCTCGGCGACTGGTACGTCGACCCACGGCGCTGGCCAGACGGGCTGCACCCGCTGATCGAGCGGGTGCGTGCCGGCGGCATGGACTTCGGGCTCTGGGTGGAACCGGAGATGATCAGCCCCGACTCCGACCTGGCCAGGGCCCACCCCGACTGGCTGCTCGGCACCGTACACACGCCGACCTGGCGGCACCAACGCGTCCTCGACCTGGCCCGGCCGGCCGCGTACGACCATGTGCTGCGGCGGCTGAACGCGCTGCTGGACACGTACCCGATCGCGTACCTCAAATGGGACCACAACCGCGACCTGCTCGCCGCCGGTGGCGCGCACCGGCAGACGACGGCGCTGTACCGGCTGCTCACCGAGCTGCGCGGCGCGTTCCCGGCGGTGGAGATCGAAAGCTGCGCGTCCGGGGGCGCCCGGATCGATCTCGGCATCGCCGACCTGGTCGACCGGTTCTGGACCTCGGACACCAACGATCCACTGGATCGGCAACGGATCATGCGCTGGACCAGCGTACTGATGCCGTTGGAGTACCTCGGCGGTCATCTCGGCGCGGACACCGCGCACATCACCGGCCGCGCCACCGATCTCGGCTTCCGGCTGGCGACCGCGTTGTTCGGCCACGCCGGCATCGAATGGGACCTCACCGCCGCGACCGGGGAACAACGCGGGTACGTGGCGGACTGGGTCGCCGCGTACAAACGGCTCCGTCCGCTGCTGCACACCGGCACCTTGGTCCGCGCGGACAGCCCCGACCCCGGGTGCCAGGTGTACGGCGTGGTCGACGCCGACCGCTCCACCGGCCTGTACGCGCTGGTCGCGCTGGCCGCCCCGGACACCGCCGTGCCGGTGCCGCTGCGCCTGGTCGGACTCGACCCGCTGCGCCGGTACGCCGTACGTCCGCTGCTGATCGGACCGCAGCCCCGGACGATGCAGGTCGCGCCGCCGGCCTGGCTGCGGGGCGGCGGGGTGACTCTGTCGGGTGGGCTACTCGCCGAGGTGGGTCTGCCGGCGCCGCTGCTCACCCCGCAGCAGGCCGCCCTGTTCACCGTCGACGCCGTGGACTGA
- a CDS encoding septum formation family protein encodes MRRRWFGAVLTATILSTTAGCTGPARFGDGDLTNDWPAIDTVTSFVPDVGFCHTESGDVGSRADYDPVDCGRPHLVETVFVGTFAGVHAAGDTAPRPGSPERTAARGVCDQRVKGFLGDYWQAGRVRLQIVLPSAPAWAGGARWYRCDVGEMTSMADRTFVSRTSSLAGALGPDGPLRWGCFQPESVTDDGIGNLRPVACSQPHQSEFAGLYVEDALSYDYFADNSVRVHERCRAVVAGFARLPVDGDLRFRFGTIYDYPFRDEWDEGNKTVRCLLWREDPPLVGTARNGGTAFLPIRFG; translated from the coding sequence ATGCGGCGACGATGGTTCGGTGCGGTGCTGACAGCCACGATCCTGTCGACGACCGCCGGATGCACCGGACCGGCGCGGTTCGGCGACGGCGACCTCACCAACGACTGGCCGGCGATCGACACCGTGACATCCTTCGTACCGGACGTCGGCTTCTGCCACACCGAGTCCGGCGACGTCGGGTCCCGCGCCGACTATGACCCCGTCGACTGTGGCCGGCCGCACCTGGTGGAAACGGTCTTCGTCGGCACCTTCGCCGGCGTGCACGCCGCCGGCGACACCGCGCCCCGACCCGGCTCGCCCGAGCGCACCGCCGCCCGTGGCGTGTGCGACCAGCGGGTCAAGGGATTCCTCGGCGATTACTGGCAGGCCGGCCGGGTCCGTTTGCAGATCGTCCTGCCGTCGGCACCGGCCTGGGCCGGGGGTGCCCGGTGGTACCGCTGCGACGTCGGCGAAATGACCAGCATGGCGGATCGCACGTTCGTCTCCCGTACCTCCAGCCTGGCCGGAGCGCTCGGTCCCGACGGCCCGCTGCGCTGGGGTTGCTTCCAACCCGAGTCGGTGACCGACGACGGCATCGGCAACCTCCGGCCGGTCGCCTGCTCCCAGCCGCACCAGAGCGAATTCGCCGGGCTGTACGTCGAGGACGCGCTCTCCTACGACTACTTCGCCGACAACTCGGTCCGGGTCCACGAACGCTGCCGGGCTGTGGTCGCCGGGTTCGCGCGGCTACCCGTCGACGGCGACCTGCGATTCCGGTTCGGCACCATCTACGACTATCCGTTCCGCGACGAGTGGGACGAAGGCAACAAGACCGTCCGGTGCCTGCTGTGGCGTGAGGACCCGCCGCTGGTCGGCACCGCCCGCAACGGCGGCACGGCCTTCCTGCCCATCCGGTTCGGCTGA
- a CDS encoding transcription antitermination factor NusB, with translation MPTGQGSRGDQRGDRGGRGGRADRPSQVRRRRIDPARDAAYEAIAAVHRDDAYANLVLPAILRERDLHGRDAAFATELTYGTLRLLGTLDLIIARAAGRPVDRIDPPARDALRLGAYQLLHTRVPPHAAVSATVDLVHNVASGAVGFANAVLREIADRDLDTWVAELAPDAQADPIGNLAVTYHHPTWIVRAFAEALGDDLEETARMLIEDNERPPVHLCARPGRADAVDLADEVGGAPGAFSPYAVYLSGGAPGDLPAVRHGRAHVQDEGSQLVAAALAEAELVGGTDTRWLDLCAGPGGKAALLGGLAAGRGAGVTAIEVAEHRARLVEQAVRGLPVTVQVSDGRRVGANQDVPESSFDRVLVDAPCTGLGSLRRRPESRWRRQPSDLPPLTRLQRELLVAGLRAVRPGGVVAYVTCSPHRVETHVSVTEAARRCGVPVDFVDARPLLPAGMPGLGSGPSVQLWPHRHGTDAMFLSLLRRSG, from the coding sequence CTGCCGACGGGTCAGGGTTCGCGGGGGGACCAGCGCGGGGATCGTGGTGGTCGGGGCGGCCGCGCCGATCGGCCGAGCCAGGTCCGCCGCCGGCGGATCGATCCGGCGCGGGACGCGGCGTACGAGGCGATCGCGGCGGTGCACCGTGACGACGCGTACGCGAATCTGGTGTTGCCGGCGATCCTTCGGGAGCGGGACCTGCACGGGCGTGACGCCGCTTTCGCCACCGAGCTGACCTATGGCACATTGCGGCTGCTCGGCACCCTGGATCTGATCATCGCGCGGGCGGCCGGGCGGCCGGTGGACCGGATCGATCCGCCGGCCCGCGACGCGTTGCGGCTCGGTGCCTACCAGCTGCTCCACACCCGGGTACCGCCGCATGCCGCCGTGTCGGCCACTGTCGACCTGGTGCACAACGTGGCCTCGGGCGCGGTCGGCTTCGCCAACGCGGTGCTGCGTGAGATCGCCGATCGTGATCTGGACACCTGGGTGGCCGAGCTCGCTCCGGACGCGCAGGCCGATCCGATCGGCAACCTGGCGGTGACGTACCACCATCCGACGTGGATCGTCCGGGCGTTCGCCGAGGCGCTGGGCGACGATCTGGAGGAGACCGCCCGGATGTTGATCGAGGACAACGAGCGTCCGCCGGTGCACCTGTGCGCCCGGCCTGGTCGCGCCGACGCGGTGGATCTCGCCGACGAGGTCGGCGGGGCACCGGGAGCCTTTTCCCCGTACGCGGTCTATCTGTCCGGCGGGGCGCCGGGTGACCTGCCGGCGGTCCGGCACGGTCGGGCCCATGTGCAGGACGAGGGGTCCCAGCTGGTCGCCGCCGCTCTGGCCGAGGCGGAACTGGTCGGCGGCACCGATACCCGGTGGCTGGATCTGTGCGCCGGGCCGGGCGGCAAGGCGGCGCTACTCGGTGGTCTGGCCGCCGGGCGGGGTGCCGGGGTCACCGCGATCGAGGTCGCCGAGCATCGGGCCCGGCTGGTGGAACAGGCTGTCCGGGGGCTGCCGGTGACGGTGCAGGTCAGCGACGGCCGGCGGGTCGGCGCGAACCAGGACGTCCCGGAGTCGTCGTTCGACCGGGTGCTGGTTGACGCACCGTGCACCGGGCTGGGTTCGCTGCGTCGCCGTCCCGAGTCGCGGTGGCGGCGTCAGCCGTCGGATCTGCCGCCGTTGACCCGGCTGCAGCGGGAACTGCTCGTCGCCGGGCTGCGGGCGGTGCGTCCCGGTGGCGTGGTGGCGTACGTGACGTGTTCGCCGCACCGGGTGGAAACCCATGTGTCGGTGACCGAAGCCGCCCGTCGGTGCGGCGTTCCGGTCGACTTCGTCGACGCCCGCCCGTTGCTGCCGGCCGGGATGCCGGGTTTGGGCAGCGGCCCGTCGGTGCAGTTGTGGCCGCATCGGCACGGTACGGACGCGATGTTCCTGTCACTGCTGCGGCGTTCCGGCTAG
- the fmt gene encoding methionyl-tRNA formyltransferase: MRLVFAGTPEVAVPALDAIADSGHELVAVVTRPDAPAGRGRRLVRSPAGAWADERGIEVLTPARPRDPEFLDRLTELAPDCVPVVAYGALVPPTALTIPAHGWINLHFSLLPAWRGAAPVQHAVLHGDEVTGASVFQLEAGLDTGPVYGTVTDEIASTDTAGDLLGRLAPSGARLLVAVLDGIAAGSARAVPQPADGVTLAPKLTVDDAQVRWTDPAFAVDRRVRACTPAPGAWTTLRDERVKLGPVRPVPDGPDLKPGELSVQRNHLLVGTATVPVALGEVRAAGKKAMPAADWARGARLTTGEFFG; encoded by the coding sequence ATGCGGCTGGTTTTCGCCGGCACCCCAGAGGTGGCCGTGCCGGCGCTGGACGCGATCGCCGACTCCGGGCACGAGCTGGTCGCGGTGGTGACCCGTCCGGACGCGCCGGCGGGGCGAGGCCGCCGGCTGGTGCGTTCGCCCGCCGGTGCCTGGGCAGACGAGCGGGGCATCGAGGTCCTCACCCCGGCCCGTCCCCGGGATCCGGAGTTCCTCGACCGGTTGACCGAGCTGGCCCCGGACTGCGTACCGGTGGTCGCCTATGGCGCGCTGGTTCCGCCTACGGCCCTGACGATTCCGGCCCACGGCTGGATCAATCTGCACTTCTCGCTGCTTCCGGCCTGGCGGGGGGCGGCCCCCGTGCAACACGCGGTGTTGCACGGCGACGAGGTCACCGGCGCGAGCGTCTTCCAGCTGGAGGCGGGCCTGGACACCGGCCCGGTGTACGGCACCGTGACCGACGAGATCGCGTCGACCGACACCGCCGGGGATCTGCTGGGACGCCTCGCCCCGAGCGGGGCGCGGTTGTTGGTGGCGGTGCTCGACGGGATCGCCGCCGGTAGCGCCCGAGCGGTGCCGCAACCGGCGGACGGAGTCACCCTGGCGCCGAAGCTGACCGTCGACGACGCCCAGGTGCGATGGACGGATCCGGCGTTCGCGGTCGACCGACGGGTGCGCGCTTGCACGCCCGCGCCGGGCGCGTGGACGACGTTGCGCGACGAACGGGTCAAGCTTGGTCCGGTCCGGCCGGTGCCGGACGGCCCGGACCTCAAGCCGGGGGAGCTGTCGGTGCAGCGTAACCACCTGCTGGTCGGTACGGCCACCGTGCCGGTCGCGCTCGGCGAGGTCCGCGCGGCGGGCAAGAAGGCGATGCCGGCTGCCGACTGGGCGCGGGGCGCCCGCCTCACCACCGGTGAGTTCTTCGGGTGA
- the def gene encoding peptide deformylase produces the protein MTVQPIRLFGDPVLRTPAEAVVDFDAELRGLVADLTDTMVDQNGAGLAAPQLGVGLRVFAFHVDDTLGHLVNPVLEFPDEEEQDGPEGCLSIPGLYFDTKRRLNVVAKGFNEYGDPMQIVGTDLMARCVQHETDHLDGVLFLDRLDPATRKEAMKAIREADWYDQAAPPTIKVSPHRSRTGLFRAGPTANPFGLGG, from the coding sequence GTGACCGTCCAGCCCATTCGACTCTTCGGCGACCCGGTGTTGCGTACCCCGGCCGAAGCCGTGGTCGACTTCGACGCCGAGCTGCGCGGGCTCGTCGCCGATCTCACCGACACGATGGTCGACCAGAACGGTGCCGGTCTCGCCGCGCCGCAACTCGGCGTCGGACTGCGGGTGTTCGCCTTCCACGTCGACGACACCCTGGGCCATCTGGTCAATCCGGTGCTCGAGTTCCCCGACGAGGAGGAACAGGACGGCCCGGAGGGGTGTCTGTCGATCCCCGGGCTCTACTTCGACACCAAGCGTCGGCTCAACGTGGTCGCCAAGGGCTTCAACGAGTACGGCGATCCGATGCAGATCGTCGGCACCGACCTGATGGCCCGCTGTGTGCAGCACGAGACCGACCACCTCGACGGCGTGTTGTTCCTGGACCGGCTCGACCCCGCCACCCGTAAAGAAGCGATGAAGGCGATCCGCGAAGCCGACTGGTACGACCAGGCCGCGCCGCCGACGATCAAGGTGAGCCCGCACCGCAGTCGCACCGGCCTGTTCCGCGCCGGACCGACCGCCAATCCGTTCGGTCTGGGCGGGTGA
- the metK gene encoding methionine adenosyltransferase, with amino-acid sequence MARRLFTSESVTEGHPDKIADQISDGILDALLAQDPRSRVAVETLITTGQVHVAGEVTTQAYADIPAIVRETILGIGYDSSKKGFDGASCGVSVSIGAQSPDIAQGVDTAIELRVGEAADAALDAQGAGDQGMMFGFACSETPELMPLPIALAHRLSRRLSAARKDGTIPYLRPDGKTQVTIEYDGLRPVRLDTVVVSSQHAADISLESLLTPDVREHVITPELEGLGLETDGYRLLVNPTGRFEIGGPMGDAGLTGRKIIVDTYGGYARHGGGAFSGKDPSKVDRSAAYAMRWVAKNVVAAGLAERCETQVAYAIGKAHPVSLFVETFGTENVPVDRIEKAIGDVFDLRPAAIIRDLDLLRPIYRPTAAYGHFGRELPEFSWENTGRAAELKSAAGA; translated from the coding sequence GTGGCACGCCGCCTTTTCACCTCCGAGTCGGTCACGGAGGGCCACCCGGACAAGATCGCTGACCAGATCAGCGACGGGATTCTCGACGCGCTCCTGGCGCAGGACCCCCGGTCCCGGGTCGCCGTCGAGACGTTGATCACCACCGGACAGGTGCACGTCGCCGGTGAGGTCACCACCCAGGCCTACGCCGACATCCCGGCGATCGTCCGCGAGACCATCCTGGGCATCGGCTATGACTCCTCGAAGAAGGGGTTCGACGGCGCGTCGTGCGGGGTCAGCGTGTCGATCGGCGCCCAGTCGCCGGACATCGCCCAAGGCGTCGACACGGCGATCGAGTTGCGGGTGGGCGAGGCCGCCGACGCCGCCCTCGACGCGCAGGGCGCCGGTGACCAGGGCATGATGTTCGGCTTCGCCTGCTCGGAGACGCCGGAGCTGATGCCGTTGCCGATCGCGCTGGCGCATCGGCTGTCCCGGCGGCTGTCCGCCGCGCGTAAGGACGGCACGATCCCCTACCTGCGGCCCGACGGCAAGACCCAGGTGACCATCGAGTACGACGGCCTCCGCCCGGTACGGCTGGACACCGTGGTGGTCTCCAGCCAGCACGCGGCGGACATCTCGTTGGAGTCGTTGCTGACGCCGGACGTGCGCGAGCACGTGATCACACCGGAGTTGGAAGGTCTCGGGTTGGAGACCGACGGATACCGGTTGCTGGTCAACCCGACCGGCCGGTTCGAGATCGGTGGGCCGATGGGTGACGCCGGTCTGACCGGTCGAAAGATCATCGTGGACACCTACGGAGGCTATGCCCGGCACGGCGGTGGGGCGTTCTCCGGCAAAGATCCGTCCAAGGTGGACCGTTCGGCGGCGTACGCGATGCGGTGGGTCGCCAAGAACGTCGTCGCCGCCGGGCTCGCCGAACGCTGCGAGACGCAGGTGGCGTACGCGATCGGCAAGGCCCACCCGGTGAGCCTGTTCGTGGAGACCTTCGGCACCGAGAACGTTCCGGTGGACCGGATCGAAAAGGCGATCGGCGACGTCTTCGACCTCCGGCCGGCGGCGATCATCCGGGATCTCGACCTGCTGCGGCCGATCTACCGGCCGACCGCCGCCTACGGTCACTTCGGTCGGGAGCTGCCGGAGTTCAGCTGGGAGAACACCGGTCGGGCCGCCGAGCTGAAGTCCGCGGCCGGAGCCTGA
- the coaBC gene encoding bifunctional phosphopantothenoylcysteine decarboxylase/phosphopantothenate--cysteine ligase CoaBC, producing the protein MILGVGGGVAAYKSCELLRLLTESGHQVRVIPTAAALRFVGAPTWSALSGQPVATDVWTDVHEVPHVRLGQRADLVVVAPATADLLARAAHGLADDLLTNTLLTARCPVVFAPAMHTEMWEHPATRDNVALLRGRGALVIEPAVGRLTGADSGKGRLPDPAEIFAVLRRVLTRGGPTAADLAGRRVVVTAGGTREPLDPVRFLGNRSSGKQGYAFARTAVARGARVTLVSANVSLPDPAGVELVRVGTTDQLRRATLAAAGEADAVVMAAAPADFRPASYASDKIKKSASGEPPVLELVTNPDIAAELGATKPPGQVLVAFAAETGDLLSNARAKLIGKRADLIVANQVGVERVFGADANSATVLGADGSVTVLDERSKEQLADDVWDLVLDRLPGPA; encoded by the coding sequence GTGATCCTCGGCGTCGGTGGTGGTGTCGCCGCGTACAAGTCGTGCGAGCTGCTGCGCCTGTTGACCGAGTCCGGCCACCAGGTGCGCGTGATCCCCACCGCTGCGGCGCTCCGGTTCGTCGGCGCGCCGACCTGGTCGGCGCTGTCCGGGCAGCCGGTCGCCACCGACGTCTGGACCGATGTCCACGAGGTGCCACACGTCCGTCTCGGCCAGCGGGCCGACCTGGTCGTGGTGGCCCCGGCCACTGCGGACCTGCTCGCCCGCGCTGCCCACGGGCTCGCCGACGACCTGCTGACCAACACCCTACTCACGGCCCGCTGTCCGGTGGTCTTCGCTCCGGCGATGCACACCGAGATGTGGGAGCACCCGGCCACCAGGGACAACGTCGCGCTGCTCCGCGGCCGGGGCGCCCTGGTGATCGAGCCGGCCGTGGGCCGGCTCACCGGTGCGGACTCGGGCAAGGGCCGGCTGCCGGATCCGGCCGAGATCTTCGCCGTACTGCGTCGGGTCCTGACCCGAGGCGGTCCGACGGCCGCCGATCTGGCCGGCCGTCGGGTGGTGGTCACCGCCGGTGGCACCCGCGAGCCCCTCGACCCGGTGCGGTTTCTCGGCAACCGGTCGTCCGGCAAGCAGGGCTACGCCTTCGCGCGGACCGCCGTCGCCCGGGGGGCGCGGGTGACCCTGGTGTCGGCCAACGTGAGCCTGCCCGATCCGGCCGGCGTGGAGCTGGTCCGGGTCGGCACCACGGACCAGCTGCGCCGGGCCACCCTGGCCGCCGCCGGCGAGGCCGACGCGGTGGTGATGGCGGCGGCTCCGGCCGACTTCCGGCCGGCGAGCTACGCCTCCGACAAGATCAAGAAATCCGCGTCGGGTGAGCCCCCGGTGCTGGAACTGGTCACCAACCCGGACATCGCGGCCGAACTGGGTGCGACCAAGCCGCCTGGCCAGGTTCTGGTCGCCTTCGCCGCGGAGACCGGGGACCTGCTGTCCAACGCCCGAGCCAAACTGATCGGCAAGCGCGCCGATCTGATCGTCGCCAACCAGGTCGGAGTGGAGCGGGTCTTCGGCGCGGACGCCAATTCGGCGACCGTTCTCGGTGCCGACGGTTCCGTCACCGTTCTCGACGAACGCAGCAAGGAACAGTTGGCCGACGACGTCTGGGACCTGGTGCTCGACCGGCTGCCCGGACCGGCCTGA
- the rpoZ gene encoding DNA-directed RNA polymerase subunit omega, which yields MGSIASPEGITNPPIDELLEKTSSKYALVIFAAKRARQVNAYYSQLGEGLLEYVGPLVETTPQEKPLSIAMREINAGLLTAEPTDQP from the coding sequence GTGGGATCCATCGCCAGCCCGGAAGGCATCACCAACCCGCCGATCGACGAGTTGCTGGAGAAGACCTCGTCGAAATACGCGCTGGTGATCTTCGCCGCCAAGCGCGCCCGTCAGGTCAACGCCTACTACAGCCAGCTCGGCGAAGGGCTCCTGGAGTACGTCGGGCCGCTGGTCGAGACCACTCCGCAGGAAAAACCGCTGTCGATCGCCATGCGGGAGATCAACGCCGGGCTGCTCACCGCCGAGCCCACCGACCAGCCCTGA
- the gmk gene encoding guanylate kinase: protein MYDDARPAARLTVLSGPSGVGKDSVIELIRARSPWIWLSVSVTTRPMRDYEIDGVHYYFVDRTEFERMAANGELLEWAEFAGNLYGTPRSAVTERLRRGEPVLLKIDLQGARQVRAAMPEAQLVFLAPPSVEELKRRLVGRGTDDEETIRRRLEHADDELAAEHEFDVTVVNDQVERAAAELVGLLGSSLLTPARPQRTA from the coding sequence ATGTATGACGACGCGCGCCCGGCAGCTCGGCTCACCGTCCTGTCCGGCCCCTCCGGGGTCGGCAAGGACAGCGTGATCGAGCTGATCCGGGCGCGCTCGCCCTGGATCTGGCTGTCCGTCTCGGTGACCACCCGCCCGATGCGGGACTACGAGATCGACGGCGTTCACTACTACTTCGTCGACCGGACCGAGTTCGAGCGGATGGCCGCCAACGGCGAACTGCTCGAGTGGGCCGAGTTCGCCGGCAACCTGTACGGCACGCCGCGCTCGGCTGTCACCGAACGGCTGCGCCGGGGCGAGCCCGTCCTGCTCAAGATCGACCTGCAGGGTGCGCGTCAGGTCCGGGCCGCGATGCCGGAGGCCCAATTGGTCTTCCTCGCCCCGCCCAGCGTCGAGGAGCTCAAACGGCGGCTCGTCGGGCGGGGGACCGACGACGAGGAGACGATCCGCCGCCGGTTGGAGCACGCGGACGACGAGCTCGCCGCCGAACACGAGTTCGACGTGACAGTTGTCAACGACCAGGTCGAGCGGGCCGCAGCTGAGCTGGTAGGATTGCTCGGTTCATCGTTATTGACGCCCGCGCGTCCACAACGCACCGCCTGA
- the mihF gene encoding integration host factor, actinobacterial type encodes MPLPSLTPEQRAAALEKAAEIRKARAELKEQLKQGKTTLAAVLDRAESDDVVGKLKVSAVLQAMPGIGKIRATQIMEKLKIADSRRLRGLGDQQRKALLGEFAAN; translated from the coding sequence GTGCCGCTCCCGTCACTGACCCCCGAACAGCGCGCAGCCGCGCTGGAGAAGGCCGCGGAGATCCGTAAGGCCCGTGCTGAGTTGAAGGAGCAGCTCAAGCAGGGCAAGACCACCCTCGCCGCCGTGCTCGACCGGGCGGAGTCCGACGACGTTGTCGGCAAACTGAAGGTTTCCGCCGTGCTCCAGGCGATGCCAGGGATCGGCAAGATCCGGGCTACCCAGATCATGGAGAAGCTCAAGATCGCCGACAGCCGTCGCCTTCGTGGCCTCGGCGACCAGCAGCGCAAGGCGCTGCTCGGGGAGTTCGCCGCGAACTGA